Proteins co-encoded in one Luteitalea sp. genomic window:
- a CDS encoding HNH endonuclease, whose protein sequence is MTRYVSEALRGFVAARAGYRCEYCLIREEDTFFGCEVDHIVAVKHGGLAQQENLANACLVCNRNKGSDLGSVSAPSGQFTRFFNPRIDRWRDYFQLDRLVIKALTDIGDVTVRIFRFNDDERLLERQALVAAGTYPGPPVT, encoded by the coding sequence ATGACGCGATACGTCAGCGAAGCCCTACGAGGCTTCGTCGCCGCGCGTGCTGGGTACAGGTGCGAGTACTGCTTGATTCGGGAGGAAGATACCTTCTTCGGCTGCGAGGTCGATCACATCGTCGCTGTAAAGCATGGCGGCCTCGCCCAACAGGAGAACTTGGCGAACGCCTGCTTGGTATGTAATCGGAACAAGGGTAGCGACCTCGGCTCAGTCAGCGCGCCAAGCGGACAATTTACGAGATTCTTCAATCCTCGAATCGACCGCTGGCGGGATTACTTCCAGCTGGATCGCCTCGTGATCAAGGCGCTGACTGATATCGGCGACGTGACGGTACGGATTTTCAGGTTCAATGACGACGAGCGACTGCTCGAACGGCAAGCCTTGGTGGCTGCCGGCACTTATCCAGGCCCGCCAGTGACGTAA